The sequence TTGAACCAACAACCGTTCCGTTACAAGCCCAGATCTGCAACTCATATTGTAGTGGTTTTTGGTCTATTTGCTTCATATCTACTTCTATGACGCTAACCAAGGCGGAAAAACGATACAGCGGTCtgtgcactttttctttcaaCTGCTTTGACCAGTGGAATTTATTCACACATGCATCATTCACCTACAAACCTAATCGTACAGATCTTTCCATTCTCACACAAAagattttttggtaacactttacaatacggttcatttgttaaacattagtttatggattaagtaacatgaactaacaatgagcaatacatttgttactgtatttactaatctttgttagtgttagttaatgagaatacagttgttcattctttgttcatgttatttcacagtgcattaactaatgttaacaagcttttaataatgtattagttaatgttgaaattaacattaacaaagattaataaatgctgtataagtgcagttcattattagttcatgttaactaatgtggttaactaatgttaactaatgaaccgtattgtaaagtgttacccatttatttaataaaatattacaggTCATGGTAAAGTGTCAGTACAGCCACAGCTAAATGGGTGTTGTCAAGCACAagctatttttttcattttcatcataACTATATATAACGTGATATTTTTCCACTGAACAATATAGCCCCTGatacaagaaaataaataaataaataaataactatattgGAGCTTCACAGTGATGTGGTGAAGAGATGTTTTGCATCAGAGTATCAACATCCTGAACTGGAACCATCCATTTTAGGATAGTTTTAAACTGTGGTGACCTCTGTATTCTTATATCCCTTTTTCATTTTCACCCTCATTGCAGAAGTTCAGTCAAAACGGTGAACATGGTCATCATTATAAGTTCTTTAAATGTGCttaaagatttttaaattaGAGATTTGTGAAAGAAGCATGAAAATAGACAGTTGCACGTGTTTTAGCATTGGTCcgcaaatgttttctatggtaCAGAGGGTCCTAGAATACAGGAAGTGTGTGGGTTATAATGAGGCTTGTCTCACAACTCATCAAAGAGACTGTTTTAATGCACACTACTGAGTTTAGTGTCTgaatataaagaaaatattagtcctgccattaattacttaattaaatTAACTATGCATATAAATTTTGGGTGCATTTACACCATACAGGCATGAATGAATGCTCAGTTTGAGATGCTACTTTTTGCCTTATTCACACCAGaccttttttactttttattattattattattattattttaattgttaaacATGTAGTCTTCATGATCTCTTATTTCAGAAACTACATAGAATATAtagaatataaaacattttatttgtcacaaaTACAGGACAATTTTTAATGAACTAATGAAggcaattaaaaatacatattttatatacttatatacatttattataaaatttaaCATAAAATGTTATGCATCTTAAGTCATCTACCCATACTTCAAATATAATTGTATGAATTATGTATGAATTTTAAGCTGTTTCACACTGTGATCATCACATTGCTCTCTTGAGCTAAGCGGTGTCCCACTCTCATGTAACCACTTCCCCTTGTTCCTGTCTGCAGACTCTCTCAGTTGATCAGAAGTGCTTGAAATGTTGAAGGGAGAGTGACAGGTTCATGTCTACCTTCTGCTATCATGGAGGTTTTTAAAACCAGGACCCTGCATCTGAATTTGTGTGTCATCATTACTTTACTGACCAATGCAGGTATGTTGTAAcagtttgtttggttttgtgttGTGCGATGTCCTCGTGTCTGCTAGCGGTTACTAAAGACATGAGTAACAGTTGTGTCTTATGAGCTTTTGAATGTGTGCATTCAAATGAAAGTTTCACTGCCTGATGTAgttgctgcaaaaaaaaaaaaaaaaagtaactgcaGTGATTGTGATTTTCTGTGTCTTTTCATCAGATTATTCTAAATCCAATCAAGAGCAAAGGATTCGGCAGCACATCAACAAAACAGTGTTTGTCGGGGAAACAATTACACTTCACTGCAACAAAACCAAATTTGATTACGATTTCACATGGAAAATGAACAACTCTGTTATTTTTAGGCAGGTCTCTGATATTAACATAACTAAGACAAACTTCAGCTCAAACAGGATTCACATCAACCCAGCAGTTCCAAGAGaattaaaaatacatcaaatacaAGCGTCTGATGCAGGAAACTACACCTGTTATCCAGCAGAAATAAGATGGACTTTAACAATAACAGGTTATtacattttcttatttattgatTCTTTAATATAAAACTAGGTTTTGAATGAAATATGTTTAGTGACTAGTATCTAGTAGAGTGCTGGTTGACTGATATCATGTGTGTTTGACTCTTTTGTGTCTGTCAGAAAACAGACCAGCGTCACCCAAACAAATGCcgctcttcatcatcatcatcatcatcatctcatGTTCTGGAGTCATTATGATCTTTCTGATAATCACCATCAGCTTCTACATTCACAGGTGAGAGACATTAACACATGAAGGGTTGAGATTGTTTATtgatttcagtttttgtttgtttgtttgtttaattgcCTTTATATGTCCTTGTAAAAATTTATCACATATTCAAGAGtatgcatatattttttattctccAGCTTTATTGTGTCATCTTTGCTAAGAGATGATGAGTTGAGAGATGCAAAGCTGAGCATATCTTAGTACTTGTTTTAGTATCATTAAAAATTTTACAAATGTGAGAAcgggctttatttatttatttatttatttatttattatatttaaaggagatgtaaaaacaacaaacaaagtCACAGAGAAGCAGGACATGACTTTGTGAGTTTTTCCCTTTGCACAAATATCTTAGTAAAAAATGATTTCTTTCATACAAACAATATTTCCGTAGATCAGTGATTAATTGAGTTTAATTTCTTGTTTCACTACAGCCACAAGCACCAGCCAGAGGGAGGATACAGACTCAAAACAGTCAGTATTTTGAAAGATACAACTCTGTGTATGGACAAGTATGATGcatatttgttgttgttctttttgtttttaagaataAGTTTAGGCTAAAtttttagctgttttttttttttttttttacctcataCATAgatatgtaaaagaaaaaaaacataacagtgAACGAAGAAGCTGTATAATtgaaatatttgtatttgtttacaTTGTATCTATGTGTATGTATTAATGCCAATATACAAAACACCCTCATACACTATAGATATACAATAAAGGACTGCAGGGGATTTGTGAACTTATTTgacattttgtaaataaaaatgatacagtatttcaaaataatttttaaaggaaaattaaatttagtagtgtaacgaaggcgggactcagagcgagatccatatgcaaagctttattaaatgttgagcgtggttgtacaggcatggtcaaacggggcaaacaggaacatcagagacaggcaggaacgtagtcagagaacaggcagtggtcaaaaggcaggcagctatCAATCACCGAACAGTAGAACCAGACAGGGATcagaaacaggaacaggaacaggaacagacaggataaACAGGACAAACGCTTGGAAATGTTACactgggaaaacaagacctagcaaaGAGGTGATGTAAgtaagagtcttttatagtcctggtaatgagctgcagctgggtgttgtgattagtgattagtgtgaagtgtattagtgtgcaggtgagtggcagagaggatgatgggagatgtagtccgggaactgacaggaacagacggtgatcatgacataacgcccccctcctggaaggcgcgtcctcgcggcgtaaaaggaacagctagggagggagggtgggtgcattggagacctgcatgcagacaggaacagggtccccaatgcaggtcgaggaactcgggcagccacggcgggtcaggagcctcgggcagccacggcaggtcgagtggcttgggtaaccacggcaggtcaggcggcttgggcagcccGGTGaaggcctccgtggccgtgtcagggagagcgggctgctccgggacggcagcgggctcgggctggcaGACTGGTCCATGGTCAAACGAGCCTGAGTGCATTCTCCAGGCCCGCAAAACAGCCAGAACATAGAACGCGAACACAGTCCTTCTGGCCATGACGGGACTGACAGGAAGCGCATGCGGGACTGGAGCGGActtactggctggagcgggctctggagtggactcaacGGCTGGAACGACCCCTTTGTTCACTGACACTGttggggcggccatcttgcccgtaggcactggcgAAACGGCCATCTTGTCCAATGCATCCAGAGAGCTTGAGTACGATGcgtccggcgagcttgagagtgAAGCGGCCGGCGGAGGCTTAGGAATGCCAGCCGCTTGGGCTGAAGTCAGCGGttgatcagccacactggaacgcaacccccTCCGCTCCCTGACGGATCTAGAGACGTGACAtgactctgggtgatcagcggagaagtgacgttgctctgggcaaTCAGCGGAGATATGGACtggtgttgttgttgtgttaGCCGCCATCTTGTGAGTGTTGTCTTTAGCGACCGCCATTACGTGATTCTCTGTGGTGTTGCATGTCTCTGCGATTCCCACAGTAAAAGGTGAACCAACAGTGAGCAGGGCAAAGTCCATAAATTCCACGAACGACCCTCGGGGACCATCGGTGAGTAAATTGTTCTTTAGTGGTTCGTTTAATCCATAAAAAAAGAAGTCAATAAGGGCACAGTCCGGCAGATCAGAAAAATGAGCAATGTCCAGGAATCTCTGAATATGTGCCTCCAGGGTGCAGTTACCTTGACGAAGGCTGACAAGGTGCATTGCAGGATCCATGCTGGGACTAGGGCGCCCaacaaagctgctggatcttggtgtggctaggtcttctgtaacgaaggcgggactcagagtgagatccatatgcaaagctttattaaatgttgagtgtggtcgtacaggcatggttaaacggggcaaacaggaacatcagagacaggcaggaactgcaattgcaggtttcaaacagagatggcgacaaagaggaaaaagccgcagactgcagttttaaataataaataaataaataaataattattaattccTTCTGAAGGAAATACTTGGTAATACTTGAATCATTACTAGTGGTTTACCATTACCTTTGCTTTAGAATGacttatacattatgcattattctcattaatgcttgctgtcaatcaccgcaccggtgtggatactgtacttcagaatcacagattctacatcttgaaagtatgaccaatataagaattttcactggaaaatatcatctgaacaagtaagtaacatgtttgccacttttgttctgaccaactgagggggaaaagcattaggcctatgctgccaatgatgattaaatctaacgatcgcttagctcggatcatgtcAAACCgagcaaattattattactgttacattgttctcaaatttttaatgttaacaatatcagcattgcgtgactgtgtgtatttagtgtggATTAGCATTACCtttagatttcaatttct is a genomic window of Chanodichthys erythropterus isolate Z2021 chromosome 14, ASM2448905v1, whole genome shotgun sequence containing:
- the LOC137036428 gene encoding uncharacterized protein translates to MEVFKTRTLHLNLCVIITLLTNADYSKSNQEQRIRQHINKTVFVGETITLHCNKTKFDYDFTWKMNNSVIFRQVSDINITKTNFSSNRIHINPAVPRELKIHQIQASDAGNYTCYPAEIRWTLTITENRPASPKQMPLFIIIIIIISCSGVIMIFLIITISFYIHRRCKNNKQSHREAGHDFPQAPARGRIQTQNSQYFERYNSVYGQV